In Thermorudis peleae, a genomic segment contains:
- a CDS encoding HEAT repeat domain-containing protein has product MMANDARTTCTDQAALLTILHVLSEQQHSAADTASASAALHDPEIRRALRRALPSLPPDQAAAVARQLLAWREDFMTTQRDFSTWYVVSSLDRETLLANADWLLASNAALALWERTAADPAHLRIITARAVQHDVPSVRETALVLLFLEPASPFRLPQEDAEQLLVQALDDSDPALRGLAATIAQEYAPALLVSRLEQGLIDAESQGMRAACWALTFLLDTERAREQAASLLGDRDAPVSVRVSALEALAQHLTTAEIAPILAMLVNDPCQFVAEAAAEILWQLHRHPLPAQAALTSPYPAVRAIGQRLLDPRRGSPAAGGSRPGAPV; this is encoded by the coding sequence ATGATGGCAAACGATGCGAGAACCACCTGCACTGACCAAGCCGCACTGCTGACGATCCTTCACGTTCTGAGTGAACAGCAGCACTCGGCTGCGGATACAGCGTCCGCGAGCGCTGCCTTGCACGATCCAGAAATCCGTCGCGCACTCCGGCGTGCACTGCCATCCCTACCGCCCGACCAAGCAGCGGCTGTAGCAAGGCAACTCCTTGCGTGGCGAGAAGACTTTATGACAACACAGCGGGATTTCTCAACCTGGTACGTCGTGTCATCACTCGATCGAGAAACACTGCTCGCCAATGCTGACTGGCTGCTTGCGAGCAACGCTGCTCTTGCACTCTGGGAGCGCACGGCTGCAGATCCTGCACATCTGCGGATAATCACAGCACGCGCAGTGCAGCACGACGTACCATCAGTGCGTGAAACCGCCCTCGTCCTGTTGTTCCTTGAACCAGCAAGTCCCTTCCGCCTGCCTCAGGAGGACGCCGAGCAACTCCTTGTACAAGCGCTCGATGATAGCGATCCTGCGCTGCGTGGACTTGCTGCAACGATTGCGCAGGAATATGCACCGGCATTGCTTGTCTCACGACTGGAACAAGGACTCATTGATGCAGAGAGCCAGGGCATGCGAGCAGCGTGCTGGGCTCTCACTTTTCTGCTTGATACGGAGCGCGCTCGTGAGCAAGCCGCCTCTTTGCTCGGCGATCGAGATGCGCCGGTAAGCGTACGTGTAAGTGCGCTTGAAGCCCTTGCCCAACACCTTACGACAGCGGAAATCGCGCCCATTCTTGCTATGCTTGTCAACGATCCTTGTCAATTCGTGGCAGAAGCGGCTGCCGAGATTCTCTGGCAACTTCATCGGCACCCGCTTCCTGCGCAGGCCGCGCTCACGAGCCCTTACCCAGCTGTGCGTGCCATTGGCCAGCGGCTGCTCGATCCACGCCGTGGCTCGCCAGCCGCTGGCGGTAGTCGTCCTGGAGCTCCAGTTTAG
- a CDS encoding MmgE/PrpD family protein — protein sequence MHFGPALDQPAGHIASLTERLAATIEGLTRAALPEVVLHEARRALLDHLAVAIAGGTHPIARAVSALVTQQMPGETATVLATGDCSSALGAALANGVAAHVLELDDLHQGGTIHAGAPVIAAALAAAEQADVSCGQLLAAIVAGYDVAIRLACAVNPGHYRFWHPTATCGVFGAATAASVVWGLSATQLVNALGTAGTFASGLWAFLDDSAQSKPLHAGKAAHDGVLAASLAQSGIRGARRILEGPRGFFAAMAEDVNPDFLTIGLGQQFMIVDNGYKRHACCGHTHTAIDAALMLRPQLEGRPIDRIDVETYQVALDITDCPEPVTEHEAKFSLQHAVAVALCDGQAGLAQFQSERVMAPEVAALRRCVAVRADPAMTAAYPQTWPARVRIWLTDGSVLEAQVVVPKGMPGNPLSDDELRAKVCVLLTERLGSQAALLADKVLALEEDQPVRSVMDMVRRMLRP from the coding sequence TTGCATTTCGGTCCTGCGCTTGACCAGCCTGCTGGACACATAGCCAGTCTGACGGAACGTCTTGCTGCTACTATCGAGGGTCTCACCCGAGCGGCGCTGCCTGAGGTTGTGCTCCATGAGGCACGCCGTGCGCTGCTCGATCACCTCGCTGTTGCAATTGCTGGCGGTACGCATCCCATTGCCCGAGCGGTAAGTGCATTGGTCACCCAGCAAATGCCTGGCGAGACAGCGACGGTGCTTGCCACAGGCGATTGCAGTAGCGCGCTCGGTGCGGCACTTGCCAATGGCGTTGCGGCACATGTCCTTGAACTCGATGATTTGCATCAAGGCGGCACGATCCATGCTGGTGCTCCGGTTATTGCCGCAGCGCTTGCCGCTGCTGAGCAAGCTGATGTCTCCTGCGGCCAACTCCTTGCCGCAATTGTTGCTGGCTACGATGTCGCGATTCGCTTAGCATGCGCGGTGAATCCTGGTCACTATCGCTTCTGGCATCCGACTGCGACCTGCGGCGTTTTTGGCGCAGCCACCGCTGCCAGTGTCGTTTGGGGCCTCAGTGCCACCCAGCTTGTCAATGCGCTTGGAACAGCTGGAACCTTTGCGAGCGGCTTATGGGCGTTCCTTGACGATAGCGCGCAATCAAAGCCGCTCCACGCAGGCAAAGCAGCGCATGATGGCGTGCTCGCAGCCAGTCTTGCCCAATCAGGGATACGGGGAGCCCGTCGGATTCTTGAAGGGCCTCGAGGCTTCTTTGCGGCTATGGCTGAGGATGTCAATCCCGATTTCCTCACCATTGGTCTTGGACAACAGTTCATGATTGTGGACAATGGCTACAAGCGCCATGCCTGCTGTGGCCATACCCATACGGCTATTGATGCGGCGTTGATGCTGCGACCCCAGCTTGAAGGCCGACCGATTGATCGGATTGACGTCGAAACGTACCAAGTTGCCCTCGATATCACTGATTGCCCTGAACCAGTGACTGAGCATGAAGCCAAATTCAGCTTGCAGCATGCTGTGGCTGTGGCGCTATGCGATGGACAGGCAGGACTTGCCCAGTTTCAATCAGAACGGGTCATGGCCCCTGAGGTCGCTGCCCTGCGTCGTTGTGTTGCGGTGCGAGCAGATCCGGCAATGACAGCAGCCTATCCACAGACGTGGCCTGCGCGTGTGCGTATCTGGCTCACCGATGGTTCCGTGCTTGAAGCCCAGGTTGTGGTGCCGAAAGGCATGCCAGGGAACCCTCTCTCTGATGACGAATTGCGCGCCAAGGTATGCGTGTTGCTGACGGAGCGGCTTGGTTCGCAAGCCGCACTTTTGGCAGACAAGGTGTTGGCTCTTGAAGAAGACCAGCCGGTTCGGTCCGTAATGGACATGGTGCGGCGTATGCTCCGCCCCTAA
- a CDS encoding ATP-grasp domain-containing protein, with amino-acid sequence MARLLEHDAKVLLAARGVPVPTGDAASTPAEAAAIAHSLSGPVAVKALVPVGHRAKAGAVRRCADPVDAEKATEALLGQSIGGFTVDQVRVEAWLPATAEYYLAAFFNEVTADVIVLASCSGGIEIDPASASERLARITIQAPFAPLPAFRARELWKRAGAPSALLPTLAGVTQRALAAFFDLDALLLELNPLIVTDQQHVFAAGAVLVVDDAALVRQPGIAERVVHGLPWRPLTPREQAVERLNQEEPYRGSARYLELDGGDIGFLCGGGGASLLLFDALVRAGGKPANYAELGGNPTERKVAGLARVVLEKPGVRGLFVAHNVTNNTQIDVIARGVVAALQATGKLPPAFPVVAREVGLHDGVGRAIFEQAGVRWLGEDVSLDEAAALMVSLLHEAG; translated from the coding sequence ATGGCACGGTTGCTCGAGCACGACGCGAAAGTGTTGCTTGCAGCTCGGGGAGTACCAGTCCCGACTGGTGACGCCGCCAGCACGCCGGCTGAAGCGGCGGCCATTGCTCACTCACTTAGTGGCCCTGTTGCCGTTAAGGCGTTAGTGCCAGTTGGCCACCGGGCCAAGGCTGGCGCCGTGCGACGGTGTGCTGATCCTGTCGATGCTGAGAAGGCAACAGAGGCATTGCTTGGGCAGTCGATCGGTGGCTTTACGGTCGATCAGGTGCGTGTTGAAGCCTGGCTTCCCGCGACGGCCGAGTATTACCTGGCGGCCTTCTTTAACGAAGTCACCGCGGATGTGATCGTCTTGGCGAGTTGCAGTGGTGGCATTGAGATTGACCCCGCGTCGGCTTCCGAGCGCCTGGCCCGGATAACAATTCAGGCGCCGTTTGCTCCACTTCCGGCCTTTCGCGCACGTGAGTTATGGAAGCGGGCTGGAGCGCCGAGTGCTCTCCTACCAACATTAGCTGGCGTCACCCAACGCGCACTTGCGGCCTTTTTCGACCTCGATGCGCTCTTGCTTGAGCTGAACCCCCTCATTGTGACTGACCAACAGCACGTCTTTGCTGCAGGGGCAGTGCTTGTTGTCGATGATGCGGCGCTTGTTCGCCAGCCTGGGATCGCCGAACGCGTGGTGCACGGCTTACCGTGGCGCCCGCTAACACCCCGTGAACAAGCTGTTGAGCGACTCAACCAGGAGGAGCCGTATCGGGGATCCGCTCGCTATCTCGAGCTTGATGGGGGCGATATTGGTTTCCTCTGTGGTGGAGGCGGAGCCAGCCTCTTACTCTTCGATGCATTGGTACGCGCTGGCGGGAAACCAGCGAACTACGCTGAGCTTGGTGGCAACCCCACTGAACGCAAAGTTGCTGGTCTCGCTCGTGTCGTACTTGAAAAACCCGGTGTGCGTGGTCTCTTTGTCGCTCATAATGTGACGAATAACACACAAATCGATGTCATTGCACGGGGTGTGGTTGCTGCGCTCCAAGCGACGGGGAAACTCCCGCCAGCATTCCCGGTCGTTGCCCGGGAGGTTGGATTGCATGATGGAGTTGGGCGTGCCATCTTCGAGCAAGCTGGGGTTCGTTGGCTTGGAGAGGATGTCTCGCTTGACGAAGCAGCGGCGCTAATGGTCAGTTTGCTGCATGAGGCAGGATAG
- a CDS encoding succinate--CoA ligase subunit alpha produces MAVLFDRQTRLLVQGITGREGQMVTAHMLRYGTAVVAGVTPGRSGMAVAGVPVFDTVAEAVAATQPNATLISVPPLAVLDAVLEALTHGLRLLVVATERVPLHDAAQMLAAVREAGATLIGPNSVGVICPGERVKVGAIGGEYPERVFVPGSIGIISRSGGMTAELALMVKRAGFGVSTAVSVGGDACIGMPPAALLPQFMADPETTAIVLFGEPGTQFEEDVAAWYAAVRPPKPVFALIAGRFTEQLPEGTPFGHAAAVIRAAQGRPSAKIAALRAAGVWAGDQLAELTEFLAHLRRPLLQMTEAEHA; encoded by the coding sequence ATGGCGGTGTTGTTCGATCGGCAAACGCGGTTGCTTGTCCAAGGCATTACAGGGCGCGAAGGGCAAATGGTCACCGCGCACATGCTGCGCTACGGCACAGCAGTTGTCGCTGGGGTAACGCCGGGGCGTAGCGGCATGGCAGTTGCCGGAGTGCCGGTTTTCGACACGGTGGCTGAGGCCGTTGCTGCGACACAACCGAACGCAACGCTGATTAGTGTGCCACCACTTGCTGTCCTTGATGCCGTCCTTGAAGCATTAACGCATGGGCTCCGATTGCTCGTGGTAGCAACAGAACGAGTTCCGCTGCACGATGCAGCCCAGATGCTGGCTGCAGTGCGGGAGGCCGGGGCAACGCTGATTGGCCCGAACTCTGTGGGGGTGATCTGTCCAGGGGAACGTGTGAAAGTTGGGGCGATTGGTGGGGAATACCCGGAGCGCGTATTTGTCCCCGGCTCAATTGGCATCATCTCGCGCAGTGGTGGAATGACAGCCGAGCTCGCGTTGATGGTAAAGCGCGCTGGATTTGGGGTAAGCACTGCTGTGAGCGTTGGTGGCGACGCCTGCATCGGCATGCCTCCTGCTGCGCTGTTGCCGCAGTTTATGGCTGATCCTGAGACGACGGCTATCGTTCTCTTTGGCGAGCCTGGCACGCAGTTTGAAGAGGACGTTGCTGCCTGGTATGCCGCTGTACGCCCGCCTAAGCCGGTGTTTGCGCTCATCGCGGGACGCTTTACGGAACAGTTGCCTGAAGGGACGCCATTTGGCCATGCGGCGGCAGTCATCCGAGCGGCACAAGGACGGCCAAGTGCGAAGATCGCTGCGCTGCGGGCTGCTGGCGTGTGGGCTGGCGACCAACTCGCAGAACTGACGGAGTTCCTCGCTCACCTCCGTCGACCACTCCTCCAGATGACGGAAGCGGAACATGCGTGA
- a CDS encoding fumarate hydratase, translating into MREINVVTIRDAIRDLCLELCVVARSDVRRAFAHAAKQERSPIGRRVLLQLLENMDIAVQDRLPMCQDTGTVVVFAEVGQDVHIVGGGFEEAILAGVHDAYTSGLLRPSMVQRPIGDRRNTGDNTPAVIHTRLVPGDRIRLEVFAKGGGAENMSRLAMLTPADGWDGVKRFVVDTVQRAGPNACPPVIVGVGIGGTFDAVGKLAKHALLREIGSQNPDPELAALERELLDAINRLGIGPQGFGGTVTALAVHIETYPCHIASLPVAVNLQCGPAARHGVVMLPRDDS; encoded by the coding sequence ATGCGTGAGATCAACGTCGTGACGATTCGTGATGCAATCCGTGATCTTTGTCTTGAGCTCTGTGTCGTGGCGCGAAGCGACGTTCGCCGGGCTTTTGCTCATGCAGCGAAGCAAGAACGCTCGCCCATTGGCCGACGGGTACTGCTACAGCTCTTGGAGAACATGGATATTGCTGTACAGGACCGCTTACCGATGTGCCAAGATACAGGAACGGTCGTTGTCTTTGCCGAGGTCGGGCAAGACGTCCATATCGTTGGCGGCGGATTTGAAGAGGCGATTCTTGCTGGTGTCCATGATGCCTACACCTCTGGGCTATTACGCCCATCAATGGTGCAACGGCCAATTGGTGATCGGCGGAATACTGGTGATAACACGCCTGCTGTGATCCATACACGGTTGGTACCAGGAGATCGCATTCGGTTGGAAGTGTTTGCCAAGGGCGGCGGCGCCGAGAACATGAGTCGGCTTGCGATGCTCACACCAGCCGATGGTTGGGATGGTGTGAAGCGCTTCGTCGTCGACACTGTGCAACGCGCAGGGCCTAATGCCTGTCCGCCGGTTATTGTTGGGGTAGGGATCGGCGGCACGTTTGACGCAGTTGGCAAGCTCGCCAAGCATGCCTTGCTGCGTGAGATCGGTAGCCAAAACCCGGATCCCGAACTTGCCGCGCTCGAGCGAGAATTACTGGATGCGATCAATCGTCTTGGCATTGGGCCGCAGGGATTTGGCGGTACTGTTACCGCGCTCGCTGTCCATATCGAAACGTATCCCTGTCATATTGCAAGCTTGCCGGTTGCGGTAAACCTGCAGTGTGGCCCAGCGGCACGGCATGGCGTGGTCATGCTGCCGCGAGATGATAGCTAA
- a CDS encoding SIR2 family NAD-dependent protein deacylase produces the protein MDIALTDEQRRALEQLADKLYQTQPAIAFTGAGISTESGIPDYRGPNGLWSKHNPTKFRDFLRDPEIRRVYWNRRRARYPVLCQARPNVGHLVLARLQQAGLLQEIITQNIDGLHQAAGSPPDSVIELHGTAHEIRCLDCGARWPAADFDPGPPDTIPVCPHCGGIVKEATVSFGEPLDKAELNRALRLAQSSALMLVIGTSLSVYPAAYVPRRALQHGALVAVINNEPTPLDAQATIVVHSSAGAALEYLASLLLAPQSTAFA, from the coding sequence ATGGACATCGCGCTCACGGACGAGCAGCGGCGCGCGCTTGAGCAACTCGCTGACAAGCTTTACCAGACTCAACCAGCGATCGCTTTCACGGGAGCAGGAATCTCAACCGAGTCTGGCATTCCTGACTATCGTGGGCCGAACGGTCTTTGGTCAAAGCACAACCCCACAAAATTCCGCGACTTTCTTCGTGACCCAGAGATTCGCCGTGTTTACTGGAATCGTCGTCGCGCGCGTTACCCGGTACTGTGCCAAGCCCGTCCCAATGTTGGGCACCTCGTCCTCGCGCGCCTTCAGCAAGCCGGTCTGTTGCAAGAGATCATCACTCAGAACATTGATGGGTTGCATCAAGCTGCAGGCTCTCCGCCTGACTCGGTCATTGAGCTGCATGGCACGGCCCACGAAATCCGCTGCCTTGATTGCGGTGCGCGCTGGCCAGCGGCAGATTTTGACCCAGGTCCGCCAGATACTATTCCGGTTTGTCCACACTGTGGCGGCATTGTCAAAGAGGCAACAGTCTCATTCGGTGAGCCACTGGACAAGGCGGAACTCAACCGAGCCCTGCGTCTAGCCCAGAGTTCTGCCCTCATGCTTGTGATCGGCACATCACTCAGCGTGTATCCAGCAGCCTATGTCCCACGACGAGCACTTCAGCACGGGGCACTTGTTGCAGTCATCAACAACGAACCGACGCCGCTCGATGCACAGGCTACCATTGTTGTCCACAGTAGTGCCGGTGCCGCACTGGAATACCTGGCCTCACTCCTCCTCGCACCGCAATCCACCGCGTTCGCTTAG
- the thiO gene encoding glycine oxidase ThiO has protein sequence MTAARATVAVIGGGITGLAIAFQLLTRGVHDVVVLERGQMGGQAMIAYAGLLSIPGTGRLDDPLSSLGMASLARFPDLVADLRERSGVDPELRPTGALYLAMTADEEAALRAWLPTLQAYDARCRWVDQYELRELEPAVSPLFRGAVLAPFEWQVLSPRLVQAYARALVLGGGRILEGTEVTGVEAHGDQVVGIDTSAGRIAVERVVLAAGAWCGVLGPRLFGVDVPVGPLRGQLLRFEARELRLRHSLYRGELYIAQKADGTVAIGSTEEAATFDRRPTGAGVRSLATFATDTVPALEHAVFLEALAGLRPLASDGLPLLGQLPGWRNVWIAAGHARNGVLLSTITGVVMAECILGATPTVDLHPFDPARLVRRYGARDRSA, from the coding sequence ATGACAGCGGCGCGTGCAACAGTCGCGGTGATCGGCGGAGGGATTACGGGTCTCGCGATCGCGTTCCAGCTCTTGACACGAGGTGTGCACGATGTTGTGGTGCTCGAGCGGGGGCAGATGGGCGGGCAGGCGATGATCGCCTATGCTGGCTTGCTCTCGATTCCAGGAACTGGACGTCTTGATGATCCTTTGAGCAGTCTCGGCATGGCGAGCTTGGCCCGCTTCCCTGATCTCGTTGCTGATCTTCGCGAGCGGAGCGGTGTCGATCCTGAGCTGCGTCCTACTGGTGCGCTCTACTTGGCTATGACTGCAGATGAAGAAGCGGCGTTACGTGCCTGGCTCCCAACCTTGCAGGCCTATGATGCACGCTGCCGATGGGTTGACCAGTATGAGCTACGGGAGCTTGAACCAGCGGTTTCCCCGCTCTTTCGCGGGGCAGTGCTTGCTCCTTTTGAATGGCAAGTGCTGAGTCCGCGTCTTGTCCAGGCGTATGCCCGCGCGCTTGTACTTGGTGGCGGACGTATCCTTGAGGGGACAGAAGTTACTGGTGTCGAGGCTCATGGTGACCAGGTTGTCGGAATCGATACCTCGGCTGGACGCATAGCAGTGGAGCGGGTTGTCCTTGCTGCTGGTGCATGGTGTGGCGTGCTTGGCCCGCGACTCTTCGGTGTCGATGTGCCAGTTGGGCCACTTCGGGGGCAACTCCTTCGATTTGAAGCACGAGAACTTCGCTTGCGGCATTCGCTTTATCGTGGCGAGCTGTACATTGCACAGAAAGCTGATGGAACTGTCGCGATTGGCTCAACGGAAGAGGCAGCGACGTTTGATCGTCGGCCGACGGGGGCTGGTGTGCGGTCGCTCGCCACTTTCGCGACGGATACGGTGCCGGCGCTTGAGCATGCCGTGTTCCTTGAAGCGCTGGCTGGGTTGCGGCCACTCGCAAGTGATGGCTTGCCCCTGCTCGGGCAGCTGCCGGGCTGGCGGAACGTCTGGATTGCAGCGGGACATGCGCGAAACGGTGTCTTGCTGAGCACGATCACTGGTGTGGTGATGGCTGAGTGTATTCTCGGCGCAACACCGACCGTCGACCTTCATCCTTTTGATCCAGCTCGCTTAGTGCGACGGTATGGCGCACGGGACCGGTCAGCATGA
- a CDS encoding YfhO family protein → MALASIAQASPLLSRWFLASITAFWLLVIVGCWLRGGRWRAVATELATLGLLGIFHVLFFWRLLLTPAFVPNGGGDLASFTFPLHAYNARVVQSGEFPLWNPTLFSGMPQLANYQAGLLYPLNWVAYLIARPFTYQAVETLVFVHYFIVSLGGYTVARLSLHLRRIAALGAGIGCAFSGFFVAHLGHYSMIAACAWIPWIWLGLERLTVRSQWYWAVLTALAVALLGTAGHQQSVLYGLLASAAWWLAVLCATHWMDLGTAWQALQREPIPWLQLWQAVRPVLISTLRIAFTIACGLALAAPAVLPSLELARRSVRAGGLSYDDASAFSFEPVMLAHFLLPHIFGSNPTNYWGPFSTTETWGYPGIIALAFAALGLILSRHWQRWFFAALGAIALLHALGPSSALHGWVYRFVPFDNLLRAPARTLLYVDFAVAFLAALGLDALLCPLCSWDAVRVILRRGIFILVGGIIFILGIALPVLYNTLLSRDIPPRILIAIDDLNVLLLLLGLLAALFWAWYRQILTSSLLGLVSLGLLFFDLATAQAGFNPTSNDILSGYRHPEVVSFLRQHGAASGQFRIESAAAPLQPSAAAVFGFEDASGLFDPMQPAAYARVLDTLRNHRDWPAYDLLNVRYLITRADVIPPSTRFHRVLTTTDGLAIWEDTTALPRAWLSSQAEVVPVDHALDRVLTATFDPRTKLYLSGPALPAADPNAQGTISLAQDGPNRIHLTVTTSAPVYLVLAVTADPGWHATIDGQAAPIALADGIYQALWLPAGQHTVTFAYWPPLLTAGLITAAAGTLGLLAFAFLPRLTRQRTHRTPRRALAPVTRSPQ, encoded by the coding sequence ATGGCCCTCGCGTCCATTGCCCAGGCTAGCCCTCTGCTCTCTCGCTGGTTCCTCGCCAGCATCACAGCTTTCTGGTTGCTCGTGATCGTCGGCTGCTGGCTTCGTGGTGGGCGCTGGCGCGCAGTTGCCACCGAGCTTGCGACGCTTGGCCTGCTCGGCATCTTTCATGTGCTCTTCTTCTGGCGCCTGCTCCTAACACCAGCCTTCGTGCCGAATGGTGGAGGCGACCTTGCCTCGTTCACTTTTCCACTGCACGCCTATAACGCACGGGTGGTCCAATCTGGCGAGTTTCCACTGTGGAATCCGACGCTGTTTTCTGGTATGCCCCAGCTGGCGAATTACCAAGCTGGCCTACTCTATCCTCTGAATTGGGTTGCCTACCTCATTGCCAGACCGTTTACGTACCAGGCCGTGGAGACACTCGTTTTCGTCCATTACTTCATCGTTAGCCTCGGTGGGTATACCGTTGCCCGGCTGAGTTTGCACTTGCGTCGTATAGCGGCACTGGGCGCTGGCATCGGGTGTGCCTTCAGTGGCTTCTTCGTTGCCCACCTGGGCCACTACTCGATGATCGCGGCATGCGCGTGGATCCCATGGATTTGGCTTGGTCTTGAGCGACTAACCGTTCGATCACAATGGTATTGGGCTGTCCTCACTGCACTCGCAGTCGCGCTCCTCGGAACAGCAGGGCATCAGCAGAGCGTGCTCTACGGCCTGTTGGCTTCTGCCGCTTGGTGGCTTGCCGTCCTCTGTGCCACACATTGGATGGATCTTGGTACGGCTTGGCAAGCGCTCCAGCGCGAGCCTATTCCATGGTTACAGCTCTGGCAGGCAGTTCGGCCTGTGCTTATCAGCACGCTCCGGATTGCATTCACTATAGCTTGCGGCCTTGCACTCGCCGCCCCGGCGGTGCTCCCCTCGCTCGAGCTAGCACGCCGCTCAGTGCGCGCTGGTGGGCTGAGCTATGATGATGCATCGGCTTTCAGCTTTGAACCCGTAATGCTCGCCCATTTCCTCCTGCCGCACATCTTTGGCAGCAACCCTACGAACTACTGGGGGCCTTTCAGCACAACTGAGACTTGGGGCTATCCTGGCATCATTGCTCTGGCTTTCGCCGCCCTCGGGCTCATCCTCAGTCGCCATTGGCAACGCTGGTTCTTCGCCGCGTTGGGAGCCATCGCGCTGCTCCACGCGCTTGGGCCCAGCAGTGCGCTCCACGGCTGGGTGTACCGCTTCGTTCCATTTGACAACTTACTCCGCGCTCCTGCCCGCACTCTCCTCTATGTCGACTTCGCCGTGGCATTCCTGGCCGCGCTTGGGCTCGATGCATTGCTTTGTCCACTATGCTCTTGGGACGCTGTACGCGTGATTCTCCGTCGGGGTATCTTCATTCTTGTCGGTGGGATCATCTTTATTCTTGGGATTGCACTCCCGGTGCTCTACAACACGCTTCTCTCACGAGACATCCCCCCACGTATCCTCATCGCAATCGACGATCTCAATGTGCTTCTGCTGCTGCTTGGTCTCCTTGCAGCTCTGTTTTGGGCTTGGTACAGGCAGATCTTGACAAGCTCCTTGCTTGGGCTTGTGAGCCTCGGATTGCTCTTCTTTGATCTCGCAACCGCTCAAGCAGGCTTTAACCCTACAAGCAACGACATCCTTAGCGGTTACCGACACCCAGAAGTCGTGTCTTTCCTCCGGCAGCACGGTGCTGCAAGCGGTCAGTTCCGCATCGAGTCGGCTGCGGCTCCCTTGCAACCAAGCGCTGCAGCCGTGTTTGGCTTCGAGGATGCCAGTGGACTCTTCGATCCCATGCAGCCAGCTGCGTATGCCCGCGTACTTGATACGCTGCGAAACCATCGCGACTGGCCAGCATATGACTTGCTCAATGTCCGGTACCTGATCACACGTGCCGATGTGATACCGCCAAGCACACGCTTCCACCGCGTGCTGACCACCACCGATGGACTGGCCATTTGGGAAGACACGACAGCCTTGCCACGCGCTTGGCTGAGTAGCCAAGCTGAGGTCGTGCCTGTCGACCACGCGCTTGATCGGGTGCTCACAGCCACCTTTGATCCACGGACGAAGCTCTACCTCAGCGGGCCTGCACTCCCAGCTGCTGATCCCAACGCACAGGGCACGATCAGCCTTGCGCAGGATGGGCCAAACCGCATTCACCTTACGGTAACAACCTCTGCACCTGTCTATCTCGTGCTCGCGGTAACAGCTGACCCAGGGTGGCATGCGACGATTGACGGGCAGGCTGCTCCAATCGCACTCGCCGATGGTATCTACCAGGCACTCTGGCTTCCTGCCGGTCAACACACGGTCACGTTCGCATATTGGCCACCCCTCCTGACTGCAGGACTGATCACCGCTGCAGCTGGCACGTTAGGGTTGCTGGCCTTCGCGTTCTTGCCACGTCTTACCCGTCAACGAACGCATCGAACACCCCGTCGAGCGCTCGCACCAGTCACTCGCTCACCTCAATAA